The stretch of DNA GGCGGTGATGCACGCCGCCTACTCGGGCGCGCACCTCTGTGGCGACCACGTCCGTGCCGCGGTGGAGAAGCGAGTGCGCCGTCGCATCCGGGAGGACGGCCTCCTGCCGGCGGACGCCTCGCCAGAGAGCCCACAGACGTGGGTGATCGGTCTCTCGGGCGGCAAGGACAGCGTCGTCCTGACGCACGTACTGGAGGAGACGTTCGGCCGCGACCCCCGCGTCGAGCTCGTCGCCCTCTCGATCCACGAGGGGATCGAGGGGTATCGCGACGAGAGCCTCGACGCCTGCCGGACGCTGACGGACGGCCGTGACCTCCGACACGAGGTGGTGTCGTACGCCGACGAACTCGGGGTTCGGATGGACGACGTGGTGGAGAAAGATCCGGAGAACATGGCCGCCTGTGCGTACTGCGGCGTGTTCCGGCGGGATCTGCTGGAGACGTACGCCGACGAACTCGGCGCCGACAAGCTCCTGACGGGCCACAACCTCGACGACGAAGCCCAGACGGCGCTGATGAACTTCTTCCAGGGCGACCTGCAACAGATCGCCAAACACTTCGACGCGAGCCTCGGCTCGTTCGACCGGCGGACGGAGAGCACCCACTTCGTCCCGCGGGCCAAACCCCTCCGCGACGTGCCGGAGAAGGAGGTGGCGCTCTACGCCCACCTCGCAGACCTGCCGGCCCACATCACCGAGTGTCCGCACGCCAGCGAGGCGTACCGCGGGGAGATACGGGAGCTACTGTTGAGCGTCGAAGAAGAGCACCCAGGAACTAGACATTCGATCATGGCCGGTTACGAGGAACTCGCCGAACTCGCCGCACGGCGGTACCGGGACGACGGGACCGAGGACCTGAACGAGTGCGAGCGCTGTGGCTCGAGTACAGGCGGGCGCATCTGCCGGAAGTGTCGGCTCGTCGAATCGATCGAGGCGGTGTAAGACGCGTCGCTGGGCGGGTGTCGACGACGAAATGTGATCGGCAGAGAGCGACCGCGGCCGCTCAGCGGATCACGTCGATGCCGTTGCGCTTCTCGACCTGTTCGCGGCCGCCGTCGGACCAAGACGCCTGATCCTGGCCGACGTTGTCGCTCGCGTCGAGCTCCGAAACGTCCTCGCCGTTGAGGCTGCGTCGGGACTTCTCCGCCTGTCGCTGCGTCGACGGGCCGAGCACCTGCGCGCTCTGGACGCCGGTCATGATCGCCATGACCCGCACCTTGCCCTTGTACTCCTCCTGGATGCGCGCGCCCCAGATGACGTTGGCGCTCGCCTCCAGGCGCTCGGTGATGTTGTTGGCGATGCCCTCGGCCTCTTTCAGCGTGAGGTCTGGGCCGCCCGTGATGTGAACCAGGCCACCACTCGCGCCGCGGTAGTCCACGTCGAGCAGCGGATGGTTCATCGCGTCGCTCACCACCTCCTGTGACTTGTTCTTGTCCTGCGTCTCGCCGACGAGCATCACCGCGACGCCGCCCTGGTTCATGATCGTGGACATGTCCGCGTAGTCCAAGTTGATGAGCGAAGGCTGGGTGATGGTCTCGGAGATGCCCTTGACCGTCTCGGCGATGATCTGGTCCATCACCGAGAACGCCTTGCCGATCGGCAGGTTGGGCACGTAGTCGAGCAGGCGGTTGTTGTCGAGGACGATGATCGAGTCGGCCTCGCCGCGGAGCTTCTCCAAGCCTTCCTCGGCTTTGACCGTGCGGGCGCGCTCGACGTTGAACGGCGTTGAGACCATGCCGACGACGATGGCACCCTGCTCCTTCGCGATCTTCGAGACGACGGGCGCGGCGCCGGTGCCGGTGCCGCCACCCATCCCGGCGGTCACGAAGACGAGGTCGGCCTCGCCGAGGACTTCCTTGATCGTTCCCTGGGCCATCTCGGTCGCACGCTCGCCCATCGAGGGGTCACCACCGGCACCGAGTCCCTGTGTCAGCGACTTGCCGACGAGGATCTTCGTGTCGGCCTCGATCATCTTCAGGTGTTGTTTGTCGGTGTTGATCGCGACCGTCTCGGCGCCGTCGACGCCGATATTGTACAGCCGGTTGACGGTGTTGTTCCCGGCGCCGCCGGCGCCCACGATGACGATCCGTGGGTCACCGAACGCGTCGTCCTCGTCGGCGTCGCGCTGTTCGGCTTCCTCGCGCTCGATGGCGTCTTGGACGAATCCCTGCATCGTCACGCCTTCGCCCAGCTACGGTTGCGCTTACGGTTGTCGTCGCGGGACTCGCTCTGTTCGTTGAGCATCTCGCGGACTGCCGACCGGATGGCCTCGCTTCGATTCGGGAACTCTCCCGTCTCGACCATCTGTTCGACCTCCTCGATCTGCTGTTTCGGAATTCGTAGTGTCACACGCTCCATGGTTACATTCCCCCGGTAAGACGGATGGGGCGTCGCCCCGATGTGCTGTCTTACACGGGTCAACCGGCCGACGACGGGGGGCTACCCCCATAGTCGGCGGCCCTGTAAGACGACCGTCTTACGCGAACGTACCAAGAGACGGATACCTTATAAAATTAACGGCCGTTGTAAGACAAACGGCGTTTACACCGCTTACGGCCGGTCGAGCACGTCGGCAGCAGGTGTCCGCCGTCCACAGCTCGGACAGAACGCCCAGTCCGACCGGAGTTCGTCGCCACAGTCGCAGAACACCCGGTGGGCGCCCTTCTCTCCGCAGTTCGGGCAGTAGACGTGGCCCGCGGCCATCTCCTCACCACACTGTGAGCAGGCGTTCCGTCCGTCGCCCGCGTTCCGCGACTCCGCGGCGTCGTCGGCCGTGTCGCTATCCGTCTTACGCTCCGCCGCCTCCCGGTCGACGGACACGTCCGGTTCCGCCGAGTCGCCATCGACGGTGACGTTGACGTTGATCGCCGGCGGTTCTCGGGACGCGAAGGCGTGTTCCACCAACAGCGCCTCGAGTCGATCCGACGAGCCGTTCGGGGACTCCTCACGCTCCGCGTCGTCGAGGTAGGTGCGCAACGCTTCGCGCATCACCTCGCTTTTCGAGGCGTCGAACGCCTCCAACCGCTCGACGAGGTCGTCGGCGGCGCGGAACGTGATCTTGCTCATCGTTCACATCCACGTCTCCCGGTCGTCTTAACGTTTCCGTCGTGTCTGACGGACGTCTGTCGGACGACCTACGTCGATTCGAGCCGCCGCCGCTCCGCGCCGAGCAGTCGCGCCCACAGGCCGAACAGCCAGCTATCCAGCCCGTACGCCGCGTCCACGTCGCGGACCCACGTCTCGTCGGAGAAACAGAGCGCCTGAAACCGTCGGACGCGGGGGGAAAGCGACGGGCGCGACCCGGCGTAATACCCGACGGTTTCGCGGGTCGCCCGGTCGAGGAATCCCGCCGGGACGTCGACGCCGTCGGCCGTCGCGGCGTGCCGGAACCACTCGGCGTGAGTGACCGCCGCCGCGAGGACGAATCGCTCGCGAAAGCCGGAGACGCCGGCGAGCGGGGACCCGCCGTCGACGAGTACGTCCCGCGGGCGGGGGAACCGCGGCGCCGTCGCCGTCACCCCCGTCGCCGCCGCCACCTCGCGCGCAGTTCGCCGCAGCCGTCGTTCGAGGACGCGCGCCAGCGGGACCACGGCGAGTTCGTACCACGTCGGCAGCCACTCACAGAACGGCTCGGAGTAGACGGCGTCGCCGAGAAAGACGCCGAGGACCGACGCCGCCTCGCGTCGCGACAGCGCCGACGGGTCCGAGCGCAGCGTCGCCGCGACCGCCTCGCCGTCGATTCGGTCGGCGCCCGAAAACTCCATCCCGGCCGCCACGCGCCGGGTGTACGCCCGCCCGGCGAGATACCAGTCGGCGGCGGCGGCGGGCGTCCGCATCGTGCGAAGGCGGAGGACGGTCACGGCCCCACGGTTGCCCGGCGCCGACCTAACTCTGCCGCCGCGACGGCGACGACCGGGACGACGCCCCTAAGTCGGCGCCGCGCCGAGCGAACACCGTGCCCGTCTCGTTCGACCTCTTCGGGACGCTCGTGACGGCGGCGATGCCGGCGGATCCCGCCGCCGCCGTCGCTGCCGAGCTTCGCGACCGCGATGTCGCCGTCCCGGACGACTGGTCGACCGCCTACCGAACCCCCCACCTCGACGTCCCCGACGGCGCCGAACTCCCGCTCCCCGCCCACGTCGCCGCCACGCTCCGGAGCCGGGACGTCGAGGCGTCGGACAGCACCGTCAGACGCGCCGTAATCGCCGCCTTCGATCCCGAGGTACGCCGCCGCGAGGGCGTCGCCGCCGCCCTCGATGCGGCCCGCAAGCGCGGCCCCGTCGGCCTGTGTTCGAACTGCAGCGTCCCCGAACTCGTCCCGCGGACGCTCGTCCGCGCGGACCTCCGCGGCGCCTTCGACGCCGTCGTCACCAGCGCCGCCTGCGGCTTCCGCAAACCCCATCCCCGCCCGTTCGAGACGCTGGCGGCCGACCTGGGCTGCGACGCGTCGGCTCTGGTCCACGTCGGCGACGACCCCGACGCGGACGGGGGAATCGAGGCCCTCGACGGGCGGTTCGTCGACGTGGCCGAGACGCCGCTGTCGGAGCTCCGACCCACACTCGGAGGCGAGTCGTGACCCTCCTCGCCGCCGGGAGCGTCGCCCTCGCCGCGGCGGGCGACCGACTCGTCGCCGAACCCCCCGCGCGTCTCCACCCCGTCGCGTGGCTCGGCCGCGCGCTCGGCCCACTGGATCGGCCGTGGCACCATCCGCGGCTCGCGGGTGCCGTGACGGCGCTCGTCGTCCCCCTCCTCGCCGCTGCGGCCGTCGCCGGCGTCGTCGCGCTGGCGGGCCGGATCGACCCCCTGGTGGGCGCCGCCGTCGCCGGCCTCGCCCTGTTCGTCTCGACCAGCCGACGGCTGCTCGTCGACGAGGCACGGGCCGTCGTCGCCGCGAGCGAGTCGGACCTCCCGTCCGCGCGGCGACGGCTCCGCTCGCTCGCCGGCCGCGAGGCGACGACCCTCTCGGCCGCGGAGGTTCGAAGCGCAGCCGTCGAGAGCGCCGCCGAGAACCTGAGCGACGGCCTCGTCGCGCCACTCGCCGGCTTCGCTCTCCTCGCCCCCCTCTCGCTCCCCGCGGCCGCGGCCGCCGCCGCGTGGGTCAAAGCCGTCAACACCCTCGACTCCACCTTCGGCTACCGCTCGGTGCCGATGGGGTGGGCGCCCGCCCGCCTCGACGACACCGTCATGCTCCTTCCCGCGCGCGCGAGCGCCGTCGTCCTCGCCGTCGCCGCCGGTCGCCCCGGCGCGCTCCGGCGCGCCCGACCGCTCGCCCGCCGCCCCGCCTCACCCAACGCCGGGTGGCCGATGGCGACGCTCGCCGCCGCGTTGGACGTCCGTCTGACGAAGCCCGGCGCGTACGACATCCCCGCCGGCGACGCCCTCCCGACGCCCGCCGACGCGACTCGGGGGGTCGCCGTCGTCTCGCGGGCCGGGTGGCTCGTGTTCGGGGCGACGGCGGGGGTGGTCGCCCTGTGCTGACCGCCGTCCGCGGCGCGCTCGCCTTCCTGACGCGTCTCCCCGTCGGCGGCGGCGAAGCGGGATGGGACGCCTTCCGCACCACACCGGCCGCGTTCGTCGTCGCCGGCTACGTCGTCGGTGGCCTCGCTGCTCTCCCCCTCCTCGTTCCGGTGCCCGTCTCGACGGCGGCCGCGCTGTATCTCGCCACGCTCTATCTCGTCACCGGCGTCACCCACGTCGACGGCCTCGCGGACTGTGGCGACGCCGCGGCGGCTCACGGGATCGACGACCGACGCTCGGCGCTGAAGGACTCCCGGACCGGCGTCGGGGGCGTCCTCGTCGTCGGTCTCGGCCTCCTCGCGCTGGCGTTCGGCGCCCTCGGCGTCGCCGGCGCCGGCCCCCGCGTCGCCGCCCGCCTCGTCCTCGCGGCGGAGGTGAGCGCCAAGGCCGGCATGGCGACGCTCGCCGCCCTCGGGACGCCCGGTCACGAGGGGCTAGGATCGGCCGTCGTCGGCGAGGCGGAGGCCGCCGGCCTGTTGCCCGTCGTCGCCGCCGTCGTCCCCGCCGCGCTCCTCGCACCGCCCGGCAGTACCCCGGCGCTCGTCGTCGCCCTCGCCGCCGGGCCGGCCGTCTCCCTCCTCGTCGGCCGGTGGGCGACGAACCACCTCGGCGGCGTCACCGGCGACGCCCTCGGCGCCGCGAACGAACTCGCGCGGGTCGTCGCGCTCCACGTGGGGGTGGTCGCGTGGACGCTCTGGTGATGTGTGGCGGGAAGGGGACGCGCCTCGGCGGTGAACGGGAGAAGCCGCTCGTTACGGTAGCCGGGACGCCCATGATCGACCGGGTGTGTGACGCCCTCCACGCCAGCCGCGTCGACGACGTGTACGCCGCCGTCTCGCCGCATGTGCCCGAGACGCGTGACCACCTTCGCGACGCCGCCCCAGCGGCCACCGCCGTCGAGACGTCCGGCGACGGCTACGTGGCCGACCTGACCGCGGCGCTTTCCCGGGTCGGTCGGCCGGCCCTGACCGTCGCCGCCGACCTACCGCTGCTCGCGCCCGACCCGGTCGACCGCGCGTTGGAGGCCGCGGACGGCGCCCTCGTCGTCGCCGTCCCCGTTTCCCTGAAGCGTCGCCTCGGCGCGAGCGTCGACACGACGGTCGACCACGAGGGACCGGCGCTCGCGCCGACCGGTCTCAACGTCGTCGCCGGAACCGACGACGACGTATACGTCAGCGACGACCCACGACTCGCCGTGAACGTGAATCGGCCGACCGACCTGTGGGTCGCGGAGGCGCTCGGATGACGCGGTTCGTCCTCGTCGCGGGAACGACGAAGACGGCGCGGATCGACGGGATCAGCGCCGCGGGCGCCGACCCCGACCTAGTGGCACACACCCCGAGCGCCGACGCCGAACTGCTCGAATACGGTCAGCTCGTCCGCGCGCCGAGCCTCCCGGTGAGTCCGACGGGCTGTCCGACGCCCGCGGCGATCACCCGCGCGGTCCGGGAGCGGGTGGGGTTCGAGACGCTCGTCGTCGACGCCGGTCTCGCCGAACCGACCGGAGCACCGACCGTCGGCGTCGGCGCGAAGCCCGGGCGCGACGTTCGGGAGCCCGACCCGGTGCCGACCGCGCCGGGCGCGTGGGTCGCCGCCCACGAACTCGGGGGCGCGCTCCCGGACGACGAACTCGTGATCGGCGAGACGATTCCGGGTGGGACGACGACGGCTCTCGGCGTCTTCCGAGCGCTCGGCGTCGGGGGCGGCGGATCGAAAGCCGATTACCCCGCCGGCGTCCCCGTCTCGTCGTCGCTTCCGGAGAACCCGCTCGACCTGAAGCGGGAGGTGATCGAGGACGCGTTCGTGGCCAGCGACCTCGCCCCCGGCGACGCCGCGTACCGTCCGGAGCGTGCGGTTCGTTTTCTCGGCGACCCGGTGTTAGCGACCATCGCTGGCCTCACCGCCGGGGCGCTCGAATCCGGCACCGAGGTGATCCTCGGCGGCGGGACGCAGATGCTCGCCGCCGCGGCGCTGGTTCGGCACGCGGGCGTCGCGGCGCCGCTCTCGGTGGCCACGACGGCGTACGTCGCCGACGCCGACGTCGACGCCGCCGCGGCCGCCCTCGACTGCGACCTCGTCGTCACCGACCCCGGGTTCGAGGGGCGGGACGACCCGCTCGCCCGCTACGCCGCGGGCGAGGCGAAAGAGGGGGCGGGCATGGGTGGCGCGCTCCTGCTGGCGGAGCGAGCGGGGGCGCTGGGTGGTGTCGCGGACGGAACCCTTGAGGTCGTGGAGCGTGTGGACGGATCGTATGAACCCTGACGCCGTGGCCGACGTGACGCGCGTGCCACACGGGGGGGCGTCGGACCCGACGCTGCTCGATTTCAGCGCCAACACGAACCCGGAGCGCCCGCGTGGTGTGGTGAGCGTCTACGAATCGGCCTACGGAGCCGCGACGCGGTATCCGGAGGACGACTACTGTGCGTACCGAACCGCGGCGGGCGAGTATCTGGGCTGTGAGCCGCTGAACGTCGTTCTCGCGGCGGGCGGCATCGAGGCGCTCCGGCTCGCCTTCGGCGTGACCCTCGGCGACGGCGACGACGCGCTCCTCCCGAGGCCGAGCTTCGGCGAGTACGAACGTGAGGTACAGCTTCAAGGCGCCACCCCGACGTTCGCCGCCCACGACGGCCTCCTCGACACCGATCCGGCGCCGTACGACGCCGTCGTCGTCTGCAACCCGAACAACCCGACCGGCGACGGCTACCCGCGGGCCGAACTCGTCGCCTACGCGGGGCGGTGTCGGGAGGCCGACACCGTCCTGATCGTCGACGAAGCGTTCCTCGATTTCACGGATGGCCGAACCCTCGCCGGCGAACCCGGCGTCGTCGTCGCGCGGTCGCTGACCAAGATATTCGGTCTCCCCGGGCTCCGGATGGGGATGGCGGTCGCCACCGACGACCTGCGCGACCGACTCGACGCCGCCCGGCCGGCGTGGGGGATGTCGACGCCCGCAGCCGACGTGGGGACGTACTGCCTACGACGGACCAAGTTCGTCGCGGAGACGCGTGACCGGGTGCGCCGCGAACGGCGCCGCATGACCGACCGTCTGCGCGACGCGTTCGATGTGTACCCCTCCGAGGCGCCCTTCCTCCTCCTCGGCGTCGGCGATCGGTCGGTGTCCAGCGTGATCGACGACGCCCGCAGCGAGGGCATCGTCGTCCGCGACGCGACCACCTTCCGCGGTCTGGATGCCCACATCCGCGTCGCGGTCCGCCGCCCGGCCGAGAACGACCGCCTCCTCGACGCGCTGGTGTGACCGCCGTGTTCGCCGCGACGGTCCGCGACGGCGTCTGCCGCCTCGCCCGCCCCGACACGCGCTGGCTCTCGACCGGCCACGCCGGCGGTGAGTCCCGTGCCCCCGCGGCCTACAACTGCACCGTCCCCGAGGGGTGGGACCGGACCGACCTCGACGCCTACGTCGCCGACCGCCTCGCCGCGGCTGGGTTCGAGACCGGCGGCCCCGCGCTCCTGACCGGCGTCGACCAGCGACACGCCCGTCGGGCGCGACTCGGCCCCGTCGAGGCCGTCGCCACTGCGGGCGTCTCCAACCCCGCCGCACTGCCGGTCGGCGGGGAGGACGCCGACGACCGTCGGCGCGACGGCCGCGTGGGCGACGACCCCACCAGCCACGCCGGCACCGTCAACGTCGTCGTGGGGACGACCCGCGCGCTCGCGCCGGGCGCGCTCCCGAACCTCCTGACCGTCGCGGCCGAGGCGAAGGCGGCGACGCTGCTCGAACTCGTCGGCATCCCGGGGACGACGACGGACGCCGTCGTCGCGGCCTGTGATCCCACCGGCGACCCCGCGCGGTTCTCGGGGAGCGCGACGCCCGTCGGCGGGGCCGCCCGGGCCTGCGTCCGCGACGCCGTCACCGCCAGCCTCCACTCCCGCCACCCCGACGGCGAGTACGAGCGCGAGTGGGGTGTCGTCACCGACGAACGGGCCGCAGTGTCGCGGCTCGACGCGCCGGGCGGGTGAGCGAGCGTCCGACAGTCTGAAGCCCGATCCGAACCGACGGGCGGACATGACCGACGACGCCCCCGACCCGCAGGCACCGCCCGAGTTCGGCCTCGTGCAGGCCTGGTGGGGGAACGGAAAGGGCAAGACCACCGCGGCCCTGGGGATGGGCTTTCGCGCCGCCGGCCACGGCTACCGCGTCCACCTGCTCCAGTTCATGAAAGGCGGCGCGGCGAGCGTCGAGGACGCGCGCGGCGAGTACGCAGCCATCGAGCAAGTCGCCGGCTTCACGTACGAGCACAGCGGCCACTACGGCTGGCACGGCTTCGCCGACGGGAGCGACGACGACGACCACGCCGCGAAGGCCCAGGGCGGCCTCGAACGCGCCCGCGACCTGATCGACGGTGCGCGCGGCGCCGACCCCTCGGCGCCGCTCCCGCTGGACGGTGATCCCGCTGACGGCGTCCACATGCTGATCCTCGACGAAGTTCTGTACGCCGCCAACCGCGGGCTGATCGACCCCGACGACGTGGTCGCGCTCGTCGAGTCGAAACCCGACGACTTGGAACTCGTCTGCACCGGGGGCCACGAGCGTCCCGACTACCTCGCCGACGCCGCCGACTTGGTGAGCGAGGTGCGCAAGGAGCGCCACCCCATCGACGCGGGTCAGCGGGCGCGGAAGGGGACGGAGTTCTGAGCGGGCGTCGCGGATCCGGAAGTCTCGTCGGGGCGGTCCGGCGAGGAACACGGACGGTTGCGACGCCCCCGACGGGCGGCGAGGGAGTTTTGTCGGCCGCCCCCCACCCACGGGTATGACGGGCCTCTCCCGGTCGGCCGTCGGCGCGCGCCTCGCCGACCTCGACCCCGCGGCGCTGACGGCGTTCGTGGCAGCGGTGTACGACGCCCGGGGCTGGGAGACGGCGGTGAGCGACGGGGGCGTCCGGGCGACGCCACCCGGCGAGGACGAGCCGCGGCGACTCGTCGTGGCGGCCGACCTCGGCGGCCCGGGCGGGGCCGACGCCGTCGACGCCGTCGGCGCCGTCGATGCCGACGACCTCTACGAGTTGCTGGCATACGCCGTCGACGCCGACGACCGAGCGGCCCTCTGTCGGCGCTTTCTCGACTGCGACCCCGCGGAACTGACCGACGACGGCCGCGACGGGTCGGGGGCGGTCCGGACCGGTCGGGAGCCGGCGGCGTCGACGGCGGGACGCGAGCGGGGCGGCGACGGCCGGGTGTCGGGTGGGCCGACCG from Haloplanus salinus encodes:
- a CDS encoding HAD family hydrolase, whose protein sequence is MPVSFDLFGTLVTAAMPADPAAAVAAELRDRDVAVPDDWSTAYRTPHLDVPDGAELPLPAHVAATLRSRDVEASDSTVRRAVIAAFDPEVRRREGVAAALDAARKRGPVGLCSNCSVPELVPRTLVRADLRGAFDAVVTSAACGFRKPHPRPFETLAADLGCDASALVHVGDDPDADGGIEALDGRFVDVAETPLSELRPTLGGES
- a CDS encoding CobD/CbiB family cobalamin biosynthesis protein, whose amino-acid sequence is MTLLAAGSVALAAAGDRLVAEPPARLHPVAWLGRALGPLDRPWHHPRLAGAVTALVVPLLAAAAVAGVVALAGRIDPLVGAAVAGLALFVSTSRRLLVDEARAVVAASESDLPSARRRLRSLAGREATTLSAAEVRSAAVESAAENLSDGLVAPLAGFALLAPLSLPAAAAAAAWVKAVNTLDSTFGYRSVPMGWAPARLDDTVMLLPARASAVVLAVAAGRPGALRRARPLARRPASPNAGWPMATLAAALDVRLTKPGAYDIPAGDALPTPADATRGVAVVSRAGWLVFGATAGVVALC
- the ftsZ gene encoding cell division protein FtsZ, whose protein sequence is MQGFVQDAIEREEAEQRDADEDDAFGDPRIVIVGAGGAGNNTVNRLYNIGVDGAETVAINTDKQHLKMIEADTKILVGKSLTQGLGAGGDPSMGERATEMAQGTIKEVLGEADLVFVTAGMGGGTGTGAAPVVSKIAKEQGAIVVGMVSTPFNVERARTVKAEEGLEKLRGEADSIIVLDNNRLLDYVPNLPIGKAFSVMDQIIAETVKGISETITQPSLINLDYADMSTIMNQGGVAVMLVGETQDKNKSQEVVSDAMNHPLLDVDYRGASGGLVHITGGPDLTLKEAEGIANNITERLEASANVIWGARIQEEYKGKVRVMAIMTGVQSAQVLGPSTQRQAEKSRRSLNGEDVSELDASDNVGQDQASWSDGGREQVEKRNGIDVIR
- a CDS encoding nicotinate-nucleotide--dimethylbenzimidazole phosphoribosyltransferase — translated: MTRFVLVAGTTKTARIDGISAAGADPDLVAHTPSADAELLEYGQLVRAPSLPVSPTGCPTPAAITRAVRERVGFETLVVDAGLAEPTGAPTVGVGAKPGRDVREPDPVPTAPGAWVAAHELGGALPDDELVIGETIPGGTTTALGVFRALGVGGGGSKADYPAGVPVSSSLPENPLDLKREVIEDAFVASDLAPGDAAYRPERAVRFLGDPVLATIAGLTAGALESGTEVILGGGTQMLAAAALVRHAGVAAPLSVATTAYVADADVDAAAAALDCDLVVTDPGFEGRDDPLARYAAGEAKEGAGMGGALLLAERAGALGGVADGTLEVVERVDGSYEP
- a CDS encoding double zinc ribbon domain-containing protein translates to MSKITFRAADDLVERLEAFDASKSEVMREALRTYLDDAEREESPNGSSDRLEALLVEHAFASREPPAINVNVTVDGDSAEPDVSVDREAAERKTDSDTADDAAESRNAGDGRNACSQCGEEMAAGHVYCPNCGEKGAHRVFCDCGDELRSDWAFCPSCGRRTPAADVLDRP
- a CDS encoding adenosylcobinamide amidohydrolase; protein product: MFAATVRDGVCRLARPDTRWLSTGHAGGESRAPAAYNCTVPEGWDRTDLDAYVADRLAAAGFETGGPALLTGVDQRHARRARLGPVEAVATAGVSNPAALPVGGEDADDRRRDGRVGDDPTSHAGTVNVVVGTTRALAPGALPNLLTVAAEAKAATLLELVGIPGTTTDAVVAACDPTGDPARFSGSATPVGGAARACVRDAVTASLHSRHPDGEYEREWGVVTDERAAVSRLDAPGG
- a CDS encoding cob(I)yrinic acid a,c-diamide adenosyltransferase, translating into MTDDAPDPQAPPEFGLVQAWWGNGKGKTTAALGMGFRAAGHGYRVHLLQFMKGGAASVEDARGEYAAIEQVAGFTYEHSGHYGWHGFADGSDDDDHAAKAQGGLERARDLIDGARGADPSAPLPLDGDPADGVHMLILDEVLYAANRGLIDPDDVVALVESKPDDLELVCTGGHERPDYLADAADLVSEVRKERHPIDAGQRARKGTEF
- a CDS encoding aminotransferase class I/II-fold pyridoxal phosphate-dependent enzyme encodes the protein MNPDAVADVTRVPHGGASDPTLLDFSANTNPERPRGVVSVYESAYGAATRYPEDDYCAYRTAAGEYLGCEPLNVVLAAGGIEALRLAFGVTLGDGDDALLPRPSFGEYEREVQLQGATPTFAAHDGLLDTDPAPYDAVVVCNPNNPTGDGYPRAELVAYAGRCREADTVLIVDEAFLDFTDGRTLAGEPGVVVARSLTKIFGLPGLRMGMAVATDDLRDRLDAARPAWGMSTPAADVGTYCLRRTKFVAETRDRVRRERRRMTDRLRDAFDVYPSEAPFLLLGVGDRSVSSVIDDARSEGIVVRDATTFRGLDAHIRVAVRRPAENDRLLDALV
- a CDS encoding ribbon-helix-helix domain-containing protein; protein product: MERVTLRIPKQQIEEVEQMVETGEFPNRSEAIRSAVREMLNEQSESRDDNRKRNRSWAKA
- a CDS encoding NTP transferase domain-containing protein, whose amino-acid sequence is MCGGKGTRLGGEREKPLVTVAGTPMIDRVCDALHASRVDDVYAAVSPHVPETRDHLRDAAPAATAVETSGDGYVADLTAALSRVGRPALTVAADLPLLAPDPVDRALEAADGALVVAVPVSLKRRLGASVDTTVDHEGPALAPTGLNVVAGTDDDVYVSDDPRLAVNVNRPTDLWVAEALG
- the cobS gene encoding adenosylcobinamide-GDP ribazoletransferase produces the protein MLTAVRGALAFLTRLPVGGGEAGWDAFRTTPAAFVVAGYVVGGLAALPLLVPVPVSTAAALYLATLYLVTGVTHVDGLADCGDAAAAHGIDDRRSALKDSRTGVGGVLVVGLGLLALAFGALGVAGAGPRVAARLVLAAEVSAKAGMATLAALGTPGHEGLGSAVVGEAEAAGLLPVVAAVVPAALLAPPGSTPALVVALAAGPAVSLLVGRWATNHLGGVTGDALGAANELARVVALHVGVVAWTLW
- the ncsA gene encoding tRNA 2-thiolation protein NcsA yields the protein MECDRCGREAVMHAAYSGAHLCGDHVRAAVEKRVRRRIREDGLLPADASPESPQTWVIGLSGGKDSVVLTHVLEETFGRDPRVELVALSIHEGIEGYRDESLDACRTLTDGRDLRHEVVSYADELGVRMDDVVEKDPENMAACAYCGVFRRDLLETYADELGADKLLTGHNLDDEAQTALMNFFQGDLQQIAKHFDASLGSFDRRTESTHFVPRAKPLRDVPEKEVALYAHLADLPAHITECPHASEAYRGEIRELLLSVEEEHPGTRHSIMAGYEELAELAARRYRDDGTEDLNECERCGSSTGGRICRKCRLVESIEAV